One part of the Solanum dulcamara chromosome 8, daSolDulc1.2, whole genome shotgun sequence genome encodes these proteins:
- the LOC129901484 gene encoding uncharacterized protein LOC129901484 encodes MKSHERRSPVVVDGGGGGGGNWLNRGDGVGSDGCYSHESEPDLAAMVSDFLESNSSGAESRYSSDNDSGYSDLALLADRISLYKKSVDQYESDLTMVVHSLILSMTESSCIGKPKTCNASCIRSYLVKLLQSCGYNADMCATKWQGCGKIPGGEHEYIEVISHGKDGCSERYIIDLDFRSHFEIARAVKSYNVVSSCLPPVYVGTVKKLKLYLQAMVEAAKCSLKQNSMPLPPWRSLAYLEAKWELSNQRVVQVQSSISSSNSSHRHCTDMLWRIKSCIGSEIKAKGFLVLKNCRKRQGLKIESSHSSPVTP; translated from the exons GACGGTGTTGGCAGCGACGGCTGTTATAGTCATGAGAGCGAACCTGACTTGGCTGCTATGGTGAGTGACTTTCTGGAAAGTAATAGTTCCGGTGCTGAGTCTAGGTATAGCAGTGATAATGATTCCGGTTACTCCGATCTCGCTCTTCTTGCTGATAGGATTTCG CTGTACAAGAAGTCAGTGGATCAGTATGAAAGTGACTTAACAATGGTGGTTCATTCCCTTATTCTTTCAATGACTGAATCTTCCTGTATTGGCAAGCCCAAAACTTGCAATGCAAGCTGCATCAGATCTTATCTTGTGAAGCTCCTCCAGTCTTGCGGTTATAATGCAGATATGTGTGCAACCAAGTGGCAGGGTTGTGGAAAAATTCCCGGAG GTGAACATGAGTACATTGAGGTGATCTCCCATGGAAAAGATGGATGCTCCGAAAGGTATATCATTGATCTTGACTTCCGGAGCCACTTTGAAATTGCAAGAGCTGTCAAATCCTACAATGTGGTCTCGAGTTGTCTTCCACCAGTTTATGTTGGCACAGTAAAAAAACTTAAGCTATATCTTCAGGCTATGGTAGAAGCAGCTAAATGTTCGCTCAAACAGAATTCGATGCCTCTTCCTCCATGGCGATCCCTTGCCTATCTAGAAGCCAAGTGGGAACTATCCAATCAAAGAGTAGTTCAGGTCCAGAGTAGCATCAGCTCCTCTAATTCCTCTCATCGGCATTGTACTGACATGTTATGGAGGATAAAATCCTGTATTGGATCTGAAATCAAAGCCAAAGGATTCTTAGTACTTAAGAACTGTAGAAAGAGGCAAGGGCTAAAGATTGAATCGAGTCATTCTTCCCCAGTGACTCCATGA